The proteins below are encoded in one region of Neofelis nebulosa isolate mNeoNeb1 chromosome 17, mNeoNeb1.pri, whole genome shotgun sequence:
- the SAMD4B gene encoding protein Smaug homolog 2, which translates to MMFRDQVGILAGWFKGWNECEQTVALLSLLKRVTRTQARFLQLCLEHSLADCNDIHLLESEANSAAIVSQWQQESKEKVVSLLLSHLPLLQPGNTEAKSEYMRLLQKVLAYSIESNAFIEESRQLLSYALIHPATTLEDRNALALWLSHLEERLASGFRTRPEPTYHSRQGSDEWGGPAELGPGEAGPGWQDKPPRENGHVPFHPSSSVPPAINSIGSNANTGLPCQIHPSPLKRSMSLIPTSPQAPGEWPSPEELGARAAFTAPDHAPLSPQSSVASSGSEQTEEQGSSRNTFQEDGSGMKDVPSWLKSLRLHKYAALFSQMSYEEMMTLTEQHLESQNVTKGARHKIALSIQKLRERQSVLKSLEKDVLEGGNLRNALQELQQIIITPIKAYSVLQATVAAAAATTPTAKDGSRGEPPLPGAEPPLAHPGTDKGTEAKDPPAAESYPPPPAPAPTDGSEPAPAPVADGDIPSQFTRVMGKVCTQLLVSRPDEENITSYLQLIEKCLTHEAFTETQKKRLLSWKQQVLKLLRTFPRKAALEMQSYRQQKGWAFGSNSLPIAGSVGMGVARRTQRQFPMPPRALPPGRMGLLSPSGIGGISPRHALTSPSLGGQGRQNLWFANPGGSNSMPSQSRSSVQRTHSLPVHSSPQAILMFPPDCPVPGPDLEINPTLESLCLSMTEHALGDGTDKTSTI; encoded by the exons ATGATGTTCCGCGACCAGGTGGGCATCCTCGCTGGCTGGTTCAAGGGCTGGAATGAGTGTGAGCAGACGGTGGCCCTGCTGTCACTTCTGAAGCGGGTCACTCGCACCCAGGCCCGGTTCCTGCAGCTCTGCCTGGAGCACTCGCTGGCGGACTGCAATGACATCCACCTGCTAGAGTCGGAGGCCAACAGTGCTG CCATCGTCAGCCAGTGGCAGCAGGAGTCCAAAGAGAAGGTGGTATCCCTCCTGCTGTCCCACCTGCCCCTGCTTCAGCCAGGCAACACGGAGGCCAAGTCGGAGTACATGAGACTGCTGCAGAAGGTGCTGGCCTACTCGATCGAGAGCAATGCCTTCATCGAGGAGAGCCGCCAGCTGCTCTCTTACGCCCTCATCCACCCGGCCACCACACTGGAGGACCGCAATGCACTGGCCCTCTGGCTGAGCCACCTGGAAGAGCGGCTGGCCAGCGGCTTCCGCACCCGGCCTGAGCCTACCTACCACTCACGCCAAGGCTCAGATGAATGGGGGGGCCCTGCagagctgggccctggggaggCAGGGCCAGGCTGGCAGGACAAGCCACCCCGGGAAAATGGACACGTGCCCTTCCACCCATCCAGCTCAGTGCCGCCAGCCATCAACAGTATTGGGAGCAATGCAAACACAG GTCTCCCCTGCCAAATTCACCCCAGCCCGCTGAAGCGCTCCATGTCTCTCATCCCCACGAGCCCCCAGGCCCCTGGTGAGTGGCCGAGTCCGGAGGAGCTCGGGGCCCGGGCTGCTTTCACCGCGCCCGACCACGCACCCCTCTCACCCCAGAGCAGCGTGGCCTCCTCTGGCAGTGAGCAGACGGAGGAGCAGGGCTCCAGCCGGAACACCTTCCAGGAGGACGGCAGTGGCATGAAAG ATGTACCCTCATGGCTCAAGAGCCTCCGCTTGCACAAGTACGCAGCCCTCTTCTCACAGATGAGCTACGAGGAGATGATGACACTGACTGAGCAGCACCTGGAGTCTCAG AATGTCACCAAAGGTGCCCGCCACAAGATAGCCCTCAGCATCCAGAAGCTGCGTGAGAGGCAGAGCGTCCTCAAGTCCCTGGAGAAG GATGTGCTGGAAGGAGGGAATCTGCGAAACGCTCTGCAGGAGCTGCAGCAGATAATTATCACCCCCATCAAGGCCTACAGCGTCCTCCAAGCCACCGTGGCTGCTGCCGCTGCCACCACTCCTACTGCCAAGGATGGGAGCCGGGGGGAGCCACCACTGCCAGGTGCTGAGCCTCCCCTGGCTCACCCCGGCACAGACAAGGGCACTGAGGCCAAGGACCCTCCAGCTGCAGAGAGCTACCCCCCTCCACCAGCTCCAGCTCCCACTGATGGCAGTGAGCCAGCCCCGGCTCCCGTCGCCGACGGAGACATCCCCAGCCAGTTTACACGGGTGATGGGCAAag TGTGCACCCAGCTGCTGGTGTCCCGACCAGACGAGGAGAACATCACCAGTTACCTCCAGCTCATTGAAAAGTGCCTGACTCATGAG GCGTTCACGGAGACGCAGAAGAAACGGCTGCTGTCCTGGAAACAGCAAGTGCTGAAGCTCCTGCGGACCTTCCCGCGCAAAGCCGCACTAGAGATGCAGAGCTACCGGCAGCAGAAAGg CTGGGCGTTCGGCTCCAACTCGCTTCCCATAGCTGGCTCTGTGGGGATGGGGGTAGCCCGGCGGACCCAGCGGCAGTTCCCCATGCCTCCCCGGGCCCTCCCGCCCGGCAGGATGGGCCTTCTGAGCCCTTCGGGCATTGGGGGCATCTCCCCGCGACATGCCCTCACTAGCCCCAGTCTTGGGGGCCAGGGCCGACAG AACCTGTGGTTTGCCAACCCCGGAGGCAGCAACAGCATGCCCAGCCAGAGCCGCAGCTCTGTGCAGCGCACCCACTCCCTTCCGGTCCATTCGTCGCCCCAGGCCATTCTCATGTTCCCTCCAG ACTGCCCGGTCCCTGGGCCTGACCTGGAGATCAATCCCACTCTGGAGTCTCTATGTCTGAGCATGACAGAACACGCCTTGGGTG ATGGGACAGACAAAACCTCCACCATCTGA
- the PAF1 gene encoding RNA polymerase II-associated factor 1 homolog, which yields MAPTIQTQAQREDGHRPNSHRTLPERSGVVCRVKYCNSLPDIPFDPKFITYPFDQNRFVQYKATSLEKQHKHDLLTEPDLGVTIDLINPDTYRIDPNVLLDPADEKLLEEEIQAPTSSKRSQQHAKVVPWMRKTEYISTEFNRYGISNEKPEVKIGVSVKQQFTEEEIYKDRDSQITAIEKTFEDAQKSISQHYSKPRVTPVEVMPVFPDFKMWINPCAQVIFDSDPAPKDTSGAAALEMMSQAMIRGMMDEEGNQFVAYFLPVEETLKKRKRDQEEEMDYAPDDVYDYKIAREYNWNVKNKASKGYEENYFFIFREGDGVYYNELETRVRLSKRRAKAGVQSGTNALLVVKHRDMNEKELEAQEARKAQLENHEPEEEEEEEMETEEKEAGGSDEEREKGSSSEKEGSEDERSGSESEREEGDRDEASDKSGSGEDESSEDEARAARDKEEIFGSDADSEDDADSDDEDRGQARGSDNDSDSGSDGGGQRSRSRSASPFPSGSEHSAQEDGSEAAASDSSEADSDSD from the exons ATGGCGCCCACCATCCAGACCCAGGCCCAGCGGGAGGATGGCCACAG ACCCAATTCTCACCGGACTCTGCCCGAGAG GTCTGGAGTGGTCTGCCGAGTCAAGTACTGCAATAGCCTCCCTGACATCCCCTTCGACCCCAAGTTCATCACCTACCCCTTTGACCAGAACAG GTTCGTCCAGTACAAAGCAACTTCCTTGGAAAAACAGCACAAACACGACCTCTTGACTGAGCCAGACCTGGGGGTCACCATTGACCTTATCAACCCTGACACCTACCGCATTGACCCAAATG TACTCCTAGATCCAGCTGATGAGAAGCTTTTGGAAGAGGAGATTCAAGCTCCCACAAGCTCCAagag ATCCCAGCAGCATGCGAAGGTGGTGCCGTGGATGCGGAAGACAGAGTACATCTCCACTGAGTTCAATCGTTATGGCATCTCCAATGAGAAGCCTGAGGTCAA GATTGGGGTTTCTGTGAAGCAACAGTtcactgaagaagaaatataCAAAGACAGAGATAGCCAGATCACAGCCATTGAGAAGACTTTTGAGGACGCCCAGAAATCA ATCTCCCAGCATTACAGCAAGCCCCGAGTGACACCGGTGGAGGTCATGCCTGTCTTCCCAGATTTTAAG ATGTGGATCAACCCATGTGCTCAGGTGATTTTTGACTCAGACCCAGCCCCCAAGGACACAAGTGGTGCAGCTGCGTTGGAGATGATGTCTCAGGCCATGATCAG AGGCATGATGGATGAGGAAGGGAACCAGTTTGTGGCCTATTTCCTGCCTGTGGAAGAGACACTGAAGAAGCGAAAGCGGGACCAGGAGGAGGAGATGGACTATGCACCAGATGATGT GTATGACTACAAGATTGCTCGGGAGTACAACTGGAATGTGAAGAACAAAGCTAGCAAGGGCTACGAAGAAAACTACTTCTTCATCTTCCGGGAGGGTGATGGGGTTTACTACAATGAGTTGGAGACCAG GGTCCGCCTGAGTAAACGCCGGGCAAAGGCTGGGGTTCAGTCGGGTACCAATGCCCTGCTTGTGGTCAAGCACCGGGACATGAACGAGAAGGAATTAGAAGCCCAG GAAGCACGGAAGGCCCAACTGGAGAACCATGAacctgaggaggaagaggaagaagagatggagacagaagagaaagaagctggGGGCTCAG atgaggagagagagaagggcagcaGCAGTGAGAAGGAAGGCAGCGAGGATGAGCGCTCAGGCAGTGAGAGCGAACGGGAAGAGGGTGACAGGGACGAGGCAAGTGACAAGAGTGGTAGCGGCGAGGACGAGAGCAGTGAGGATGAGGCCCGGGCCGCTCGGGACAAAGAGGAGATCTTTGGCAGCGATGCGGATTCAGAAGACGATGCGGATTCTGATGATGAGGACAGAGGCCAGGCCCGTGGCAGTGATAATGATTCGGACAGCGGCAGCGATGGGGGTGGCCAGCGGAGCCGGAGCCGCAGCGCCAGTCCCTTCCCCAGTGGCAGCGAGCACTCAGCCCAGGAGGATGGCAGTGAAGCAGCAGCTTCTGATTCCAGTGAAGCCGACAGTGACAGTGACTGA